One Candidatus Thermokryptus mobilis DNA window includes the following coding sequences:
- the secA gene encoding preprotein translocase subunit SecA, with the protein MLIKLLRKIFPSKNEKDLKALMPIVNQINQIYATLNKLTDAELRAKTDEFKARIKEKTKHIEDKIDELKRRVREDKELTREERLEIYDEIEKLEKELFKEEQKVLDEILPEAYAVVKETCRRLVGKSWEVTGHKIVWDMVPFDVQLMGAIVLHQGKIAEMATGEGKTLVATMPAYLNALTGRGVHIVTVNDYLALRDSQWMGKIYEFLGLSVGCIQNYMNTEQRKAQYACDITYGTNNEFGFDYLRDNMAIDPSDIVQRGHYYAIVDEVDSVLIDEARTPLIISGPVPETEHKFDWMKPKVERLVTAQINLVSKIVDEAEKLLNEGKLEEAGVLLLKASRGAPKHKKLRKILAEPEYQKLVIDTELEFLKDQGVKLRKLDEDLYFVVDEKNHIIDLTEKGREFLASLSPEDREFFVLPDLGTEISIIESDPYLTPAQKQRKKEELYRLYSERSDKVHAIQQLLRAYIMFEKDVDYIVQDGKVLIVDEFTGRVLPGRRYSEGLHQAIEAKEGVKVEQDTQTLATITIQNYFRMYKKLAGMTGTAATEAQEFWEIYKLDVVVIPTNKPCIRIDYDDVIYRTKREKYNAVIDEIERMHKIGRPVLVGTTSVEVSELLSRMLKRRGIPHNVLNAKHHQREAEIVANAGLRGMVTIATNMAGRGTDIKLGPGVAELGGLHVIGTERHEARRIDLQLRGRAGRQGDPGSSRFFLSLEDDLLRLFGSERIANIMQRLGYKEGEPIQHPMVTKSVERAQKKVEQNNFAIRKRLLEYDDVLNKQREVIYSLRRHALMGERLEDDLLDMLTDYVEDVVERYYSNLDLQGLRDEIMRTLLIDLKITPDEFEKLGREGLKEKIYNEALEFYNRKKEQLGEELMFALMKMSMLQVIDQRWQEHLREMDELREGIHLRAYAQKDPLVEYKTEAFEMFMEMMRRIRSGVLSLVFRMFPVMPEEIQERKPRRPRREQLNLVHQESIGMGLRVAAAEADIATAVKQDVKLKPIKVDRKVGRNDPCPCGSGKKYKHCHGKI; encoded by the coding sequence ATGCTTATTAAACTTTTGCGCAAAATTTTCCCGAGCAAGAACGAGAAGGATTTAAAGGCGTTGATGCCGATCGTAAATCAGATAAATCAGATTTATGCGACGCTAAATAAATTAACCGATGCTGAGCTTAGGGCTAAGACCGATGAATTTAAAGCGAGGATAAAGGAGAAAACAAAGCATATTGAGGATAAGATAGATGAACTTAAGAGGCGTGTTCGTGAGGACAAAGAGTTGACACGAGAGGAACGACTTGAAATTTATGATGAGATAGAAAAACTTGAGAAGGAACTTTTCAAGGAGGAGCAGAAAGTTCTTGACGAGATTTTGCCCGAGGCATATGCTGTTGTTAAGGAGACATGTAGGCGTCTTGTTGGAAAAAGTTGGGAGGTGACGGGGCATAAAATCGTATGGGATATGGTTCCGTTTGATGTTCAACTTATGGGTGCTATTGTGCTTCATCAGGGTAAGATTGCAGAGATGGCAACTGGTGAGGGTAAAACGCTCGTTGCAACTATGCCGGCGTATCTTAACGCTTTAACTGGAAGAGGGGTTCATATCGTCACCGTGAATGATTATCTAGCTTTAAGGGATAGCCAATGGATGGGGAAAATTTATGAGTTTCTTGGTTTGAGTGTAGGTTGTATTCAAAATTATATGAACACGGAGCAGAGAAAGGCACAATATGCGTGCGATATAACTTACGGGACAAACAATGAGTTTGGTTTTGATTATCTTCGTGATAATATGGCGATTGATCCAAGCGATATAGTTCAGCGTGGGCATTATTATGCGATCGTTGATGAGGTTGATTCTGTTTTGATTGACGAGGCGAGGACACCGCTTATAATAAGTGGTCCTGTCCCTGAGACGGAGCATAAATTTGATTGGATGAAGCCAAAGGTTGAGCGTCTTGTGACAGCGCAGATAAATCTTGTCAGTAAAATTGTTGATGAGGCGGAGAAGCTTTTGAATGAGGGAAAGCTTGAGGAAGCAGGGGTTTTGCTTTTGAAAGCAAGCAGAGGGGCGCCGAAACATAAAAAATTAAGAAAAATTCTCGCTGAACCTGAATATCAAAAACTTGTCATTGATACTGAACTTGAATTTTTGAAAGATCAGGGTGTAAAGCTTCGCAAGCTTGATGAGGATCTTTACTTCGTTGTTGATGAAAAAAATCATATAATTGACTTGACTGAAAAAGGCAGGGAATTTCTTGCGAGCTTGTCACCAGAAGATAGGGAGTTTTTCGTCTTGCCAGATCTTGGCACTGAGATAAGCATAATTGAAAGCGACCCTTATCTTACACCTGCACAGAAGCAGAGGAAAAAAGAAGAACTATACCGACTTTATTCCGAAAGGAGTGACAAGGTTCATGCGATTCAACAGCTTTTAAGAGCATATATCATGTTTGAAAAAGATGTGGATTATATAGTTCAAGATGGTAAAGTTTTGATAGTTGATGAATTTACAGGTCGTGTTTTGCCAGGGCGCAGATATTCCGAAGGATTGCATCAAGCAATTGAGGCAAAGGAGGGTGTCAAAGTTGAACAAGATACCCAAACGCTTGCGACGATAACGATTCAAAATTATTTCAGGATGTATAAAAAGCTTGCTGGTATGACTGGAACCGCAGCTACTGAGGCGCAAGAGTTTTGGGAAATTTATAAACTTGATGTCGTTGTGATACCGACGAATAAGCCGTGCATAAGGATTGATTATGATGATGTGATTTACAGGACGAAACGAGAGAAGTATAACGCTGTTATTGATGAAATTGAAAGGATGCATAAGATTGGTCGTCCTGTTTTGGTTGGGACGACAAGCGTTGAGGTTTCTGAACTTTTGAGTAGAATGTTGAAGCGTCGCGGAATTCCTCATAATGTTTTAAACGCAAAACACCATCAGAGAGAAGCCGAAATAGTCGCAAACGCTGGTCTTCGTGGTATGGTGACAATAGCTACAAATATGGCTGGACGTGGAACCGATATAAAACTTGGTCCAGGGGTTGCAGAACTTGGAGGTCTTCATGTCATTGGAACCGAAAGACACGAAGCGCGAAGGATTGACCTTCAATTAAGAGGTCGTGCAGGTAGACAGGGAGACCCTGGCTCTTCAAGATTTTTCCTCTCCCTGGAAGATGACCTGTTGCGTCTTTTCGGTAGCGAAAGAATTGCAAATATAATGCAAAGGTTGGGTTATAAAGAGGGGGAACCGATCCAACACCCAATGGTGACGAAAAGCGTTGAAAGGGCGCAAAAGAAAGTTGAACAGAATAACTTCGCTATAAGAAAAAGATTGCTTGAATATGACGATGTCTTGAACAAACAAAGGGAGGTGATTTACAGCCTTAGAAGGCATGCCCTTATGGGTGAGCGACTTGAAGATGATTTGCTTGATATGTTAACCGATTATGTTGAGGATGTGGTTGAGAGATATTACAGCAATCTTGACCTTCAAGGGTTGAGGGATGAAATTATGCGGACGCTTTTGATAGATCTGAAAATCACACCTGATGAGTTTGAAAAGCTCGGTAGAGAAGGGCTTAAAGAAAAGATTTACAATGAGGCGCTTGAATTTTACAATCGTAAAAAAGAACAACTCGGCGAAGAGTTAATGTTCGCCTTGATGAAGATGTCCATGCTTCAGGTGATAGACCAAAGATGGCAAGAGCATCTGCGTGAGATGGATGAATTAAGGGAGGGGATTCATCTACGAGCTTATGCACAGAAAGATCCGCTTGTTGAATACAAGACCGAAGCATTTGAGATGTTTATGGAGATGATGAGAAGAATAAGAAGCGGTGTTTTAAGCTTGGTCTTCAGAATGTTCCCAGTTATGCCAGAGGAAATTCAAGAGAGAAAACCAAGAAGACCAAGAAGAGAACAACTCAACCTTGTCCATCAGGAATCAATCGGTATGGGCTTGAGGGTTGCAGCTGCTGAAGCAGATATTGCTACAGCCGTTAAACAAGATGTTAAGTTAAAGCCGATCAAAGTTGATCGCAAAGTTGGAAGAAATGACCCGTGCCCATGTGGTAGCGGTAAAAAATATAAACATTGTCACGGGAAAATATAA
- a CDS encoding C25 family cysteine peptidase, whose translation MRYFAVLLLLISVARGQEFNIIDHGYTKEIEVNIEQPYIREIEINNEKFSIIGLKNLESVGLLPNFLPYLNFLLVSSPNSKVDLLNFEFDEVELTYPLLSLKEKSFPDGIELDDVFNLEDKIYDFVYLGKMRGVDVCNLILFPIKVEGRKLKYISKARFSISSPYLSKLDEAVIFTRQDINFLSPSLNKLQAGEEFEYKIFIRKDGIYKITYDDLKKAGIDLRGVQASRLKVKNNGVEIPIYVYSGGDGVFNEGDYIEFYAEARKNKFSGGKFDLYNDPFTDVNVYFLEIGDSPGLRYAEESGTRYFDNYIDLRGASYYYEVHLEKDYVFERLKYADTDLTYDARDHWFWVELSSNEQAELSVYLPKPDPLSLDEIKIKSAFHGVTSTPGHMANVFINNKRILATSWNGQNIHIASSENLGYSVPNSALKDGINKITVFNANDGRVENAIFAVNWFDLTYRRLYQADKDEIRFKIPPEYNVGYFRFEISGFKNPNISVYRLGVSKISNVEVLKAKDEKIGENYHAIFYVNVLSPDVEFIAVSESAKLKPDSIARDLKTNLKSSANTFDYLIITHPLLYDKRRDVNDPTHPLNQLKSLYESKGLSVKIVSVDDIYDEFNFGVKSPYAIKDFLQFAYNSWVRKPIYVLLVGGAVYSNRNHPELDLIPTMFYQSYIYGATSADAWFTFIDGEDYLGDVLLGRLPVRNRDEMKNAIEKIISYHNQKPQKWHRNVLMIAGEGRDFESQTDYIVKDVLPKFLNINRLYVIPGSPFSGGTSKLLNYFNDGQLFINFVGHGGGAIWADNGLLKNEDIPKLGNKDKYPFVTSMTCFSGAFDYPQRTALGVNLVVEKDKGAIGVLASSGLGWLLNDYFMLLSIIPYLFDPEKSIGEIIAIGKAKYYSSYFFWPQAKTMVYQYNYIGDPAVKLPVPRQRAKIEIERKVISLNDMLKVKISSQIQNGNAIISFADDEHISRYEFEKTFQSGSFNFEIKPPINSGFVKVFIYDDKNIESWFDVFKTSGSFIGDYTVFPSEPRVGDSLSFSGRIELEGGEVPDSVKFIILKYKSKYGRFDQLFGRDTLLCFPFKPNFYQTAVKIRADAGVKYITQMIAYTNGRTIAGEIKEFIVGGLPDPSLLPMELNNLQSSIYMKSQNIKFKVDSTVKLTTRVFNLSDIPANDFKIKFYDRFRDENYVIAQSKFSVAPLSYTDVEVELQKQMSIGSHRIFAVIESDSTSGDDFDYSNNVAYNELLYNFVKFNSDSVSISENLSLKRNDPFVYVVGFEYPISTFKFSSSQGYLHQLRASGESGVFLAKYEPFNNSIVEIFVKLDTSDQTVNQNKDKIRLYYFDEKIRKFRVKESRFDGQYLNGKLDEPGFYTIGYSNDSRGPRVEVTVEGQSFRDGAYVSANPVFSILIEDDEGVDLSEGSFKFKIDGKDLKHNDITIPDTVTNPKNLFVKVSPKLTDGEHTASFSARDINGNWSDEVKISFKVSSNFEVKIFGNFPNPFSDRTFFAYEILGSQVEEVEFKIYTVAGRLIQSFKFPSSIPSEVYGFQVGGTGVPTSIGYHEIWWDGTDRDGNEVANGVYFYKFSVKRDGKTQSYTGKIARIR comes from the coding sequence ATGAGATATTTTGCTGTCCTCCTTTTACTTATCTCTGTTGCACGGGGTCAGGAATTCAATATAATTGATCATGGCTATACAAAAGAAATTGAAGTTAACATTGAGCAACCTTATATAAGAGAGATTGAAATCAATAACGAGAAATTTTCAATTATTGGGTTAAAAAATTTAGAATCGGTCGGTTTGCTCCCCAATTTCCTACCGTATTTGAACTTTCTTCTCGTTTCATCCCCAAATTCAAAAGTTGATTTACTTAACTTTGAATTTGATGAAGTTGAACTCACATACCCATTGCTAAGTTTAAAAGAGAAATCGTTTCCAGACGGTATTGAACTTGATGATGTTTTCAACCTTGAAGATAAAATTTACGATTTCGTTTATCTTGGTAAGATGAGAGGGGTTGATGTTTGCAATCTTATTTTATTTCCGATCAAGGTTGAGGGGCGAAAGTTAAAATATATTTCAAAAGCAAGGTTTAGCATATCAAGCCCTTATCTTTCAAAGCTTGATGAAGCGGTTATCTTTACAAGGCAAGATATAAATTTTTTAAGCCCAAGTTTAAATAAGCTTCAAGCGGGAGAAGAATTTGAATACAAAATTTTCATCCGCAAGGATGGGATTTATAAGATAACTTACGATGACTTGAAAAAAGCTGGGATAGACCTCAGGGGTGTTCAAGCATCAAGATTAAAAGTCAAAAACAATGGAGTTGAGATACCAATTTATGTTTATTCAGGTGGGGATGGCGTTTTTAATGAAGGCGATTATATTGAGTTTTATGCTGAGGCGAGAAAAAACAAATTTTCTGGTGGGAAATTTGACCTTTATAATGACCCGTTTACCGATGTAAACGTTTATTTTCTTGAGATTGGGGATTCACCCGGATTAAGATATGCTGAAGAGTCGGGGACGAGATATTTTGATAATTATATTGACCTTCGTGGTGCATCCTATTACTATGAGGTTCATCTTGAAAAAGATTATGTGTTTGAAAGATTAAAATATGCTGATACCGATTTGACTTATGATGCAAGAGATCATTGGTTTTGGGTTGAGCTTAGCTCAAACGAGCAAGCCGAGTTAAGTGTTTACCTCCCAAAGCCGGATCCTCTGAGCTTGGATGAGATTAAGATAAAATCCGCATTTCATGGTGTAACTTCAACTCCCGGGCATATGGCGAATGTTTTCATAAATAATAAGAGAATTTTAGCGACGAGTTGGAATGGTCAGAATATACACATTGCCTCGTCGGAGAACTTAGGTTATTCTGTGCCGAACAGCGCTTTAAAAGATGGGATAAATAAAATCACTGTCTTCAACGCAAACGATGGAAGGGTTGAGAACGCAATTTTTGCCGTCAATTGGTTTGATTTAACTTACAGGCGACTTTATCAAGCGGATAAGGATGAGATAAGATTTAAAATACCCCCAGAATATAATGTTGGTTATTTCAGGTTTGAAATTTCAGGTTTTAAGAATCCCAATATAAGTGTTTATAGATTAGGCGTTTCAAAAATTTCAAATGTTGAAGTTCTCAAAGCGAAGGATGAGAAGATAGGCGAAAATTATCATGCGATTTTTTATGTGAATGTCTTGTCTCCGGATGTTGAATTCATAGCTGTAAGTGAAAGTGCGAAGTTAAAGCCAGATAGCATAGCAAGGGATTTAAAAACAAATCTTAAAAGTTCAGCCAACACATTTGATTATTTGATAATAACTCACCCTCTTTTATATGACAAGCGCAGGGATGTCAATGACCCAACGCATCCGTTAAATCAACTTAAAAGTTTGTACGAGTCAAAGGGTTTGAGCGTTAAAATTGTGAGTGTTGATGATATTTATGATGAGTTTAACTTTGGCGTGAAAAGTCCGTATGCGATCAAAGATTTTTTGCAGTTTGCTTATAATTCTTGGGTTAGGAAACCAATCTATGTCCTTTTAGTTGGCGGGGCTGTATATAGTAATCGGAACCATCCAGAACTTGACCTTATTCCAACGATGTTTTATCAATCATATATTTACGGTGCAACATCAGCTGATGCTTGGTTTACCTTCATTGACGGTGAGGATTATCTTGGTGATGTTCTCCTCGGTAGGTTACCTGTAAGAAATAGGGATGAGATGAAAAATGCAATTGAAAAGATAATCTCTTATCATAATCAGAAGCCACAAAAATGGCATAGAAATGTTCTAATGATAGCAGGTGAGGGCAGGGACTTTGAGTCGCAAACCGATTATATTGTGAAAGATGTCCTTCCAAAGTTTTTAAATATAAACCGTCTCTATGTAATCCCTGGCTCCCCTTTCTCTGGAGGGACATCAAAATTATTAAATTACTTCAACGATGGGCAGTTATTTATAAACTTTGTCGGTCACGGTGGCGGAGCGATTTGGGCTGATAATGGGCTTTTGAAAAATGAGGATATTCCAAAACTTGGGAATAAGGATAAATATCCGTTTGTGACAAGTATGACATGCTTTTCGGGGGCTTTTGATTATCCTCAGAGAACAGCTCTTGGTGTAAATCTTGTTGTTGAGAAAGATAAAGGGGCTATCGGGGTTCTTGCATCAAGCGGGCTTGGGTGGCTTTTGAACGATTACTTCATGCTTTTAAGCATTATTCCTTATCTTTTTGACCCTGAAAAAAGCATCGGTGAGATTATAGCCATCGGCAAGGCGAAATATTATTCAAGCTATTTCTTCTGGCCACAAGCGAAGACAATGGTTTATCAATATAATTACATCGGTGATCCAGCCGTTAAACTTCCAGTTCCAAGACAAAGAGCAAAAATTGAAATTGAAAGGAAGGTAATTTCGCTAAATGATATGCTTAAAGTCAAAATTTCATCACAAATTCAAAATGGGAATGCGATAATTTCATTTGCCGATGATGAACATATTTCAAGATATGAGTTTGAGAAAACGTTTCAATCAGGGAGTTTTAATTTTGAGATAAAGCCACCTATTAATTCAGGATTTGTTAAGGTCTTCATTTACGATGATAAAAATATTGAGTCATGGTTTGATGTTTTTAAGACAAGTGGTTCTTTTATTGGTGATTATACTGTTTTTCCAAGCGAGCCGAGGGTTGGGGATAGTTTATCTTTTTCAGGCAGGATTGAACTTGAAGGTGGTGAGGTGCCAGATTCGGTTAAATTTATCATCTTGAAGTATAAAAGTAAATATGGAAGGTTTGATCAGCTTTTTGGTCGCGACACGCTTTTGTGTTTTCCTTTTAAGCCAAATTTTTATCAAACCGCTGTAAAAATAAGGGCTGATGCCGGGGTCAAATATATAACTCAAATGATCGCATACACAAATGGTAGAACAATAGCTGGAGAGATAAAGGAATTTATAGTTGGTGGATTGCCAGACCCTTCGCTTTTGCCTATGGAGTTAAACAACTTGCAAAGCTCAATTTATATGAAAAGCCAAAATATAAAGTTCAAGGTTGATTCAACCGTTAAGCTAACCACAAGGGTTTTTAACCTCTCGGATATTCCAGCAAATGATTTTAAAATCAAATTTTACGACAGGTTTAGAGATGAAAATTATGTTATCGCTCAGTCAAAATTTTCAGTTGCCCCGTTATCTTACACTGATGTTGAGGTTGAGTTACAAAAACAGATGTCAATTGGCTCTCACAGAATTTTCGCTGTAATAGAAAGTGACTCAACTTCTGGGGATGATTTTGATTATTCAAACAATGTAGCATATAATGAACTCCTTTATAATTTTGTTAAGTTCAATTCCGATTCTGTTTCAATTTCAGAAAACCTATCATTGAAGAGAAATGATCCCTTTGTTTATGTTGTCGGTTTTGAGTATCCGATTTCAACATTTAAATTCTCGTCTTCTCAGGGTTATCTTCACCAATTGCGAGCATCAGGCGAGTCGGGAGTTTTCCTTGCAAAATATGAACCTTTCAATAACAGCATCGTTGAAATTTTTGTGAAACTTGACACTTCTGATCAAACGGTGAATCAAAACAAAGATAAAATACGACTTTATTATTTTGATGAGAAAATTAGAAAGTTCAGGGTTAAAGAGAGTAGGTTTGATGGTCAATACTTAAATGGCAAGCTTGATGAACCTGGATTTTATACGATTGGATACTCAAACGATTCAAGGGGTCCAAGAGTTGAAGTAACAGTTGAGGGGCAAAGTTTTCGTGACGGTGCTTATGTATCAGCAAATCCCGTTTTCAGCATACTGATTGAAGACGATGAGGGGGTTGATTTGTCTGAGGGTTCGTTTAAATTTAAAATTGATGGAAAAGATTTGAAACATAACGATATAACTATACCGGACACGGTGACGAATCCAAAAAATTTATTTGTAAAAGTGAGTCCGAAGTTGACGGATGGTGAGCATACCGCAAGTTTTTCTGCTCGTGATATCAACGGCAATTGGTCCGATGAGGTCAAGATTTCATTTAAGGTTTCTTCAAATTTTGAGGTTAAAATTTTCGGCAACTTTCCAAATCCATTTTCTGACAGGACATTTTTCGCTTATGAGATCCTCGGCTCGCAAGTTGAAGAAGTTGAGTTTAAAATTTACACCGTCGCGGGCAGGTTAATACAAAGTTTTAAATTTCCCTCTTCAATTCCAAGTGAAGTTTACGGTTTTCAAGTTGGTGGCACGGGTGTTCCAACTTCAATTGGTTATCACGAGATTTGGTGGGATGGGACTGATAGAGACGGGAACGAAGTTGCCAATGGTGTTTATTTTTATAAGTTTTCTGTAAAAAGGGATGGAAAAACTCAAAGTTACACTGGGAAAATCGCAAGGATAAGATAG